In Crassostrea angulata isolate pt1a10 chromosome 6, ASM2561291v2, whole genome shotgun sequence, a genomic segment contains:
- the LOC128190071 gene encoding four-domain proteases inhibitor-like: MTQMNKLSINSYKVTNQAGQKMHDTFIFQFFFVSAVLIVCLPQESIAVPGCICAAVYDPVCGVNGRTYSNECRARCEYVPVRCRGSCPCGGCVCTREYDPVCGIDGRTYSNPCSARCSGIYSYRPGECSNGKRY; encoded by the exons ATGACGCAGATGAACAAACTATCTATCAATAGTTATAAAGTGACAAATCAAG CAGGACAGAAAATGCACGATACGTTTATATTTCagtttttctttgtttctgCTGTGTTAATTGTATGCCTTCCACAGGAGTCAATTGCAG TTCCCGGCTGTATCTGCGCAGCCGTCTATGATCCCGTGTGTGGAGTGAATGGAAGAACGTATTCAAATGAATGCCGAGCCAGATGCGA ATACGTGCCAGTGAGGTGTAGAGGTTCCTGTCCCTGTGGAGGCTGTGTGTGCACAAGGGAGTATGACCCTGTGTGTGGAATAGATGGGAGGACTTATTCCAATCCATGTTCTGCTCGCTGCAG TGGAATTTACTCTTATCGGCCGGGAGAATGTTCAAACGGAAAAAG GTATTAA